One segment of Candidatus Zixiibacteriota bacterium DNA contains the following:
- a CDS encoding MmgE/PrpD family protein translates to MDKSISLRLAEWAHGLKYEDIPAEVITAAKRILLDSIACCLGGYHSHDSKVMRKVIDGLGGKPESSILGSTVRTNCYNAALMNAIQIRSMDYNDIYWKEDPSHPSDIIPAAIAVGERQGKSGKDLLVAIVIAHEIEMRMCEFAHPGIRERGWHHATLTAFCSPLSAGKMLDLTPEQMMHAIAISGCRSFTPGAIAAGKLSMMKNTADPLSTHAGVISALLAKEGYTGTIQIFEGKEGMYQVLGGNFETDVLFNGLGSDWRVPQIAFKAFPTEYLTQSPVTAALKLIKERNVTWDQIDEVRVFTIHRAVDILADPSKYHPKEKETADHSMPYCVGAAIMDRMVTPLQFLPERIADPKLIDFIQRIRVFADDELEARFPKVQPSRVEFTLKNGETMAMSVDYAQGDPREPMSDQDLMDKFYGLTKPYISDAQRRKIADTIAKLEKLGKVSQFVAELVMPGNVKKATAAAKPAAKKAVAKKPAKKAAPKKSVKKSAPKKAAKKVVKAGAKKAAKPKSESRRR, encoded by the coding sequence ATGGACAAGAGCATCTCCCTGCGGCTCGCGGAATGGGCACACGGACTGAAGTACGAAGACATCCCGGCGGAGGTGATCACCGCCGCCAAACGCATCCTGCTTGACTCGATCGCCTGTTGCCTCGGCGGCTATCATTCGCACGACTCCAAGGTCATGCGCAAAGTGATTGACGGCCTCGGCGGCAAGCCGGAATCCTCGATCCTCGGCTCAACCGTCAGGACCAACTGCTACAACGCGGCTCTGATGAACGCAATCCAGATCCGCTCGATGGACTACAACGACATCTACTGGAAAGAGGACCCGTCCCACCCGTCCGACATCATTCCGGCTGCGATCGCCGTGGGCGAACGTCAGGGCAAGTCGGGCAAGGACCTGCTCGTCGCCATCGTCATCGCCCACGAAATCGAAATGCGCATGTGCGAGTTCGCGCATCCCGGCATCCGCGAACGCGGCTGGCATCACGCTACCCTCACGGCCTTCTGCTCGCCGCTGTCGGCAGGGAAGATGCTTGATCTCACGCCCGAACAGATGATGCACGCCATCGCCATCTCGGGCTGCCGCTCGTTTACACCCGGCGCAATTGCCGCCGGCAAGTTGTCGATGATGAAGAACACCGCCGATCCGCTCTCGACCCATGCCGGCGTGATCAGTGCGCTGCTGGCCAAGGAAGGCTATACCGGCACGATTCAGATCTTCGAAGGCAAAGAGGGAATGTATCAGGTGCTCGGCGGCAATTTCGAAACCGACGTGCTCTTCAACGGCCTCGGCAGCGACTGGCGCGTTCCGCAGATTGCCTTCAAGGCGTTCCCGACCGAATACCTGACCCAGTCGCCGGTGACCGCCGCGCTCAAACTGATCAAGGAACGCAATGTCACCTGGGATCAGATCGATGAAGTGCGCGTCTTTACGATTCATCGCGCCGTCGATATTCTTGCCGATCCGAGCAAGTACCATCCGAAGGAAAAAGAGACCGCCGACCACTCGATGCCGTACTGCGTCGGCGCCGCGATCATGGATCGCATGGTCACGCCGCTGCAGTTCCTGCCGGAGCGCATCGCCGATCCGAAATTGATCGACTTCATCCAGCGCATCAGGGTGTTCGCCGATGACGAACTGGAGGCACGCTTCCCGAAGGTGCAGCCGTCGCGGGTCGAATTCACGCTCAAGAACGGCGAGACGATGGCGATGTCGGTCGATTACGCGCAGGGAGACCCGCGCGAACCGATGTCGGATCAGGATTTGATGGACAAGTTCTATGGTCTGACCAAACCGTATATCTCCGATGCGCAGCGCCGCAAGATCGCAGACACGATCGCCAAGCTGGAGAAGCTCGGCAAGGTGAGCCAGTTCGTCGCGGAACTGGTGATGCCCGGTAATGTCAAGAAAGCGACTGCGGCGGCGAAACCGGCCGCCAAGAAAGCTGTCGCCAAGAAGCCGGCAAAGAAGGCGGCGCCGAAGAAGTCGGTCAAGAAATCCGCGCCGAAGAAGGCAGCCAAGAAAGTCGTGAAAGCCGGCGCAAAGAAAGCGGCCAAGCCGAAGTCTGAGTCAAGACGCCGGTAG
- a CDS encoding dockerin type I repeat-containing protein: MKRLFVRSLFVTLALLVYCGMTIGTEAARPKVRTTSGPTALYNDIDTRISINNLDMFVYNDGNFAYDNANILGKTDGLYYPKGTTRTVVYSAGIWIGAKVGGEVRVAIAEYGSEFVPGPMANGTYQPDNDAFHVYQIRAGDEFGNNPDYDQWPVDQGAPIDNQGHPLLLGQEMTWSAFNDADPVSHINDAGSTLPLGVEIQHSVFGWSGYGALQNIYFLKYVIINKGGNQLDSAYVSIWADPDLGDASDDLVGCDTLLSLGYCYNEGADVVYGAAPPAVGFDFLRGPLVPGSPADIGWLNGTARPGYKNLSMTSFNKYINGTDPASKMETYGYMKGLIKDPNTMAMIPMVNPTTNLPTTFAMSGDPVTQFGWVDAAAADRRLMLSAGPFTMAPNDTQEVVVAVLVGQGDDPLHSITALRQVDQAVQAVFDDNFAALEPGDDLSLYGRGLDQSVQLIWDSNLIPFFIPFPSLNLAFQFEGFNIYQGLTEHGPWKKVATYDQVDDILLIYADVVNPTSGGVERIIVQSGTDSGLRYETLLNYDAYTQERFVNGNNYHFAVSGYYYDINGLIPFTDIYGNLYGYLTEVWETQLVPVSAVPQAGSMAVSDTAAHIAGFADAQVIIEYLDPDALTGHEYRVTFNSDGSWNLYDLTAGYFVLQNQAVQPSGYDFPIVDGMMIRVLGPGYGVKRIVEVQNAYGPVYPPDNVNFSLNSTGDWYMDPLGDHSLGRYSWAYPTDDDYEIRFTAGPNEHCFDWFGPNGSADYSYVNSFLVPLQVWNIGSADAYDPNDDVRISFMLLDDGDAFGMFDWGDGLYFNEIPYDNVNWSSPSENTGNHDPDNLSWSYRRFRFFPSTDPPGTGDYPSAGTVVRVLTNKPATAADIFEFLAGYACGDVDGSHRVDITDAVTLVNYIFAGGAAPVGEGDVNCDDRVNITDVVYIVNYFFAYGPAPCASCK; this comes from the coding sequence ATGAAAAGGCTTTTTGTGCGATCACTCTTTGTGACGCTGGCACTGCTGGTCTATTGCGGCATGACCATCGGCACGGAGGCAGCCAGACCCAAGGTCAGAACCACTTCCGGCCCGACGGCGCTTTACAACGACATCGACACCCGCATCAGCATCAACAACCTCGACATGTTCGTTTACAACGACGGCAACTTTGCCTACGACAATGCCAACATCCTCGGCAAGACCGACGGGTTGTACTACCCCAAGGGAACAACCAGGACCGTCGTCTACAGCGCCGGTATCTGGATCGGCGCCAAAGTCGGCGGGGAAGTCCGCGTCGCCATCGCCGAGTACGGCTCCGAGTTCGTCCCCGGCCCGATGGCCAACGGTACTTACCAGCCGGACAACGACGCTTTTCACGTTTACCAGATCCGCGCGGGCGATGAATTCGGCAACAACCCCGACTACGACCAGTGGCCCGTCGACCAGGGTGCGCCCATCGACAACCAAGGTCACCCGCTGCTCTTGGGACAGGAGATGACCTGGTCAGCCTTCAATGACGCCGACCCCGTGAGCCATATCAATGACGCCGGCAGCACCTTGCCGCTCGGCGTTGAGATCCAGCACAGCGTCTTCGGCTGGTCCGGTTACGGCGCTCTGCAGAATATCTACTTTCTGAAATATGTGATTATCAACAAGGGCGGGAATCAACTCGATAGCGCTTATGTCTCGATTTGGGCCGATCCCGATCTCGGCGATGCCTCCGATGATCTCGTCGGCTGTGACACATTGCTCTCTCTGGGCTACTGCTACAATGAAGGCGCGGATGTTGTGTATGGCGCCGCCCCGCCGGCAGTCGGATTCGATTTCCTGCGCGGCCCGCTGGTTCCCGGAAGCCCCGCTGATATCGGCTGGCTCAATGGCACAGCACGCCCCGGATACAAGAATCTGTCGATGACTTCGTTCAACAAGTACATTAACGGAACCGATCCAGCCAGCAAGATGGAAACCTACGGCTACATGAAGGGGCTCATCAAGGACCCGAACACCATGGCAATGATCCCCATGGTGAACCCAACCACCAATCTTCCGACAACCTTTGCTATGTCCGGCGATCCGGTGACGCAATTCGGCTGGGTTGACGCTGCGGCCGCTGACCGCCGGCTGATGCTGAGCGCTGGGCCGTTCACTATGGCTCCGAATGACACGCAGGAGGTCGTCGTCGCCGTGTTGGTAGGGCAAGGGGACGATCCGCTTCATTCGATCACCGCCCTGCGCCAGGTGGATCAAGCCGTGCAGGCCGTCTTTGACGACAACTTCGCGGCGCTGGAGCCCGGCGACGATCTCTCTCTTTATGGTCGCGGGCTCGACCAATCCGTGCAACTGATCTGGGATTCGAACCTGATCCCGTTCTTCATACCCTTCCCTTCGCTCAATCTGGCCTTCCAGTTCGAGGGCTTCAACATCTATCAGGGCCTGACAGAGCATGGGCCGTGGAAGAAAGTCGCGACCTATGATCAGGTAGACGATATCCTCTTGATCTACGCCGACGTAGTCAATCCCACCTCCGGCGGCGTTGAGCGCATCATCGTTCAAAGCGGTACCGATTCCGGGCTCCGCTACGAAACGCTTCTGAATTACGATGCCTATACGCAGGAACGGTTTGTCAACGGTAACAACTATCACTTCGCTGTCAGCGGCTACTACTACGATATCAACGGCCTGATTCCCTTCACCGACATCTACGGCAATCTCTATGGTTACCTGACGGAGGTGTGGGAGACGCAGCTTGTTCCTGTCAGCGCTGTCCCGCAGGCCGGCTCGATGGCGGTCTCCGACACGGCCGCGCACATTGCTGGTTTCGCGGACGCGCAAGTGATCATTGAATACCTTGATCCGGATGCATTGACCGGGCACGAGTACCGCGTCACCTTCAATTCCGACGGCTCCTGGAATCTGTACGATCTGACGGCGGGGTACTTCGTCCTACAGAACCAGGCCGTTCAGCCGAGCGGCTACGATTTCCCGATCGTCGACGGCATGATGATTCGGGTTCTCGGCCCCGGCTACGGCGTCAAGCGGATCGTCGAAGTTCAGAACGCCTACGGTCCGGTGTATCCCCCCGACAACGTCAATTTCTCACTCAATTCCACCGGCGACTGGTACATGGATCCCCTCGGTGATCATTCGCTGGGTCGCTACAGTTGGGCTTATCCCACTGACGACGACTACGAAATCCGCTTCACGGCCGGTCCGAATGAACATTGTTTCGACTGGTTCGGTCCTAATGGTAGTGCCGACTACAGCTACGTAAATTCGTTCTTGGTTCCGCTTCAGGTCTGGAACATCGGCTCAGCGGATGCTTATGATCCGAATGACGATGTTCGCATCTCGTTCATGCTCCTCGACGACGGCGACGCGTTCGGGATGTTCGACTGGGGCGACGGCCTCTACTTCAATGAGATTCCTTATGACAATGTCAACTGGAGCAGTCCCTCGGAAAACACCGGCAACCATGATCCGGACAACCTCTCGTGGTCGTACCGCCGCTTCCGCTTTTTCCCTTCGACCGACCCGCCGGGGACTGGCGATTATCCCTCTGCGGGAACCGTTGTACGCGTCCTGACCAACAAGCCCGCAACCGCTGCTGACATCTTTGAATTCCTGGCCGGTTACGCCTGCGGCGATGTCGATGGCTCACACCGGGTCGACATCACTGATGCCGTCACTCTGGTCAACTACATCTTTGCGGGTGGCGCGGCACCGGTCGGGGAGGGCGATGTGAATTGCGACGACCGGGTGAACATCACCGACGTCGTCTACATCGTCAACTATTTCTTCGCCTACGGCCCAGCGCCGTGCGCCTCCTGTAAATGA
- a CDS encoding pyruvate, phosphate dikinase, protein MKTSAHKKPVGNAKKAVKPAKAAKPALKKAAAPVVASKPTGAIKPAKDRKATEVTTTKVRKIGVQVKGERAPRESRKPLPPAADFKYCYFFGDGQAEGKAEMRDLLGGKGANLAEMTNLGVTVPSGFTITTDACRLFYESNLSLPRWFDKHMREAMVRIEHSMGAKFGDAANPLLVSVRSGAKFSMPGMMDTILNLGLNEDTLKGIIAKTDNPRFGYDIYRRFISMFGNVVLGIDKDEFEEVISRKKKQRSIKHDASLSIDDLKEIVKAYKKLVVDKSGEPFPTDPWQQLQMARDAVFRSWNSPRAITYRAKYNIPSDLGTAVNVQAMVFGNMGDTSATGVGFTRNPSTGEKEFYGEYLVNAQGEDVVAGIRTPQPITQLEKVMPEAYKQLRKITTQLEQHYRDVQDFEFTIQEGRLYMLQTRTGKRTAQAAVKIAVDMVGEKLITRDEALMRIDPTELDQLLHPRIDPTAKLEVIAKGLAASPGAASGKVVFHADEAVRLAERGEKTILVRMETNPDDIAGMIASEGILTSRGGMTSHAAVVARGMGKPCVVGCEDIRVYEARRQFAIGTLVIKDKEIITINGTTGEVMLGEVPTIDPELSGEFGTFMQWADEVRKIGIRTNADTPQDAAVARKFGAEGIGLCRTEHMFFGKNRLPHIQAMILATTQADRQTALDRLFPFQKADFKGIFEAMQGLPVTIRTIDPPLHEFLPKREDVLKQLEELQGDPDKVDEVDRLKKIIERIDQLHEQNPMMGHRGCRLGITYPEITEMQVRAILTAAAELIKDGKQVFPEIMIPLVGHRNELANQKEIVLRVADLVMRKHKIEIPFLVGTMIEIPRAAVTADEIAQEAQFFSFGTNDLTQMTMGFSRDDAGKFLRYYYDKGILERDPFVTLDQAGVGQLVRMAKEKGRSVKPDLKLGVCGEHGGDPASIEFCYKVGLNYVSCSPFRVPIARLAAAQAVIREKQGKDVSKTAGSA, encoded by the coding sequence ATGAAGACTTCTGCGCATAAGAAGCCGGTCGGCAATGCGAAAAAGGCAGTTAAGCCTGCCAAAGCGGCAAAACCGGCGTTGAAGAAAGCCGCCGCTCCGGTCGTCGCCTCGAAACCAACTGGCGCCATCAAACCGGCCAAGGATCGCAAAGCCACCGAGGTCACTACGACCAAAGTGCGTAAGATTGGCGTACAGGTTAAGGGTGAACGGGCTCCGCGCGAGTCCCGCAAACCACTACCGCCGGCCGCTGACTTCAAGTACTGCTACTTCTTCGGCGACGGCCAGGCCGAAGGCAAGGCCGAAATGCGCGACCTGCTCGGCGGCAAAGGCGCCAATCTCGCCGAAATGACCAACCTCGGCGTCACTGTCCCTTCCGGTTTCACCATCACCACCGACGCCTGCCGCCTCTTCTACGAAAGCAACCTGTCGCTCCCGCGCTGGTTCGATAAGCATATGCGCGAGGCGATGGTGCGGATTGAGCACTCGATGGGCGCCAAGTTCGGCGATGCCGCCAATCCGCTTTTGGTCTCGGTCCGTTCCGGAGCCAAGTTCTCCATGCCCGGCATGATGGACACCATCCTGAACCTCGGCCTGAACGAAGACACTCTCAAAGGCATCATCGCCAAGACCGACAATCCCCGCTTCGGCTATGACATCTACCGCCGTTTTATTTCGATGTTCGGTAATGTCGTCCTCGGTATCGACAAGGACGAATTCGAGGAAGTCATCAGCCGCAAGAAGAAACAGCGCTCGATCAAGCATGATGCCTCGCTCTCGATCGACGATTTGAAGGAAATCGTCAAGGCTTACAAGAAGCTCGTCGTTGACAAATCGGGCGAACCGTTCCCGACCGACCCCTGGCAGCAACTGCAGATGGCACGCGACGCCGTCTTCCGCAGCTGGAACTCGCCCCGCGCCATCACCTACCGCGCCAAGTACAACATCCCGTCCGATCTTGGCACCGCGGTGAACGTGCAAGCGATGGTCTTCGGTAACATGGGCGATACCTCCGCCACCGGCGTCGGCTTCACCCGCAATCCCTCGACCGGCGAGAAGGAGTTCTACGGCGAATACCTGGTTAATGCCCAGGGCGAGGATGTCGTGGCCGGCATCCGCACCCCGCAGCCGATCACCCAGCTTGAAAAGGTGATGCCGGAAGCCTACAAACAGCTCCGCAAGATCACGACCCAACTGGAACAGCACTATCGCGACGTGCAGGACTTCGAATTTACAATCCAGGAAGGCCGTCTCTACATGCTCCAGACCCGCACCGGCAAGCGCACGGCGCAGGCGGCGGTCAAGATTGCCGTCGATATGGTCGGCGAGAAGCTGATTACCCGCGACGAAGCGCTGATGCGGATCGATCCGACCGAACTGGATCAACTCCTTCATCCCCGCATCGACCCCACAGCCAAACTCGAAGTCATTGCCAAGGGTCTGGCCGCCTCCCCGGGCGCGGCCTCCGGCAAGGTTGTCTTCCACGCCGATGAAGCCGTCCGCCTGGCCGAGCGCGGCGAGAAAACGATCCTCGTGCGCATGGAAACCAACCCCGATGATATCGCCGGCATGATTGCCTCCGAAGGCATCCTCACCTCGCGCGGCGGCATGACCTCACACGCGGCCGTCGTTGCCCGCGGCATGGGCAAACCCTGCGTTGTCGGCTGCGAGGATATCCGCGTCTACGAGGCGCGCCGCCAGTTTGCGATCGGCACCCTTGTCATCAAAGACAAGGAAATCATCACGATCAACGGCACCACCGGCGAAGTCATGCTTGGCGAGGTCCCAACGATTGACCCCGAACTCTCCGGTGAGTTCGGCACCTTTATGCAGTGGGCGGATGAAGTCCGCAAGATCGGCATCCGCACCAACGCCGACACGCCGCAGGACGCCGCCGTCGCGCGCAAGTTCGGCGCCGAGGGCATTGGGCTCTGCCGCACCGAACATATGTTCTTCGGCAAGAACCGCCTGCCGCATATTCAGGCGATGATCCTCGCCACCACCCAGGCCGACCGCCAAACCGCCCTGGACCGGCTTTTCCCGTTCCAGAAGGCCGACTTCAAGGGCATCTTCGAAGCAATGCAGGGTCTGCCGGTGACTATCCGCACGATCGACCCGCCGCTCCACGAATTTCTGCCCAAGCGCGAGGATGTCCTCAAGCAGCTCGAGGAACTCCAGGGCGATCCGGACAAGGTGGATGAAGTTGATCGGCTCAAGAAGATCATCGAGCGGATCGACCAACTGCACGAACAGAATCCGATGATGGGACATCGCGGCTGCCGCCTCGGCATCACCTATCCGGAGATCACCGAGATGCAGGTACGCGCGATTCTGACCGCCGCCGCCGAACTAATCAAGGACGGCAAGCAGGTGTTCCCGGAGATCATGATTCCGCTCGTCGGCCACCGCAACGAACTGGCCAATCAGAAAGAGATCGTCCTGCGCGTCGCCGATCTGGTAATGCGCAAGCACAAGATCGAAATTCCGTTCCTGGTCGGCACCATGATCGAAATCCCGCGCGCCGCCGTGACTGCCGATGAAATTGCGCAGGAAGCGCAGTTCTTCAGCTTCGGCACCAACGACCTGACCCAGATGACGATGGGCTTTTCGCGCGACGACGCCGGCAAGTTCCTGCGTTACTACTATGACAAGGGCATCCTCGAACGCGATCCGTTCGTCACCCTCGACCAGGCTGGCGTCGGCCAGTTGGTTCGCATGGCCAAAGAAAAAGGCCGCTCGGTCAAACCCGATCTCAAGCTTGGCGTCTGCGGCGAACACGGCGGCGATCCGGCCTCGATCGAGTTCTGCTACAAGGTCGGCCTGAACTACGTCTCCTGCTCGCCCTTCCGCGTTCCGATTGCGCGCCTGGCCGCTGCCCAGGCCGTCATCCGCGAGAAGCAGGGCAAGGACGTCTCCAAAACCGCCGGCTCTGCATAG
- a CDS encoding fibronectin type III domain-containing protein yields the protein MRDLIVFFRCLLAGILFFSLPVVAQTDSAAVAPDTAAIQQPVPAPPVNVIVTDTPNDNGRSLEIRWDLSPDDQALVTKYQVLRSSSQSGPFQVVGETTKGQNTFINGDLSDSVDYFYRVAAVRAPAGVMATMAESPVFGPIVPVAQWFNMNRIWIFIWTLVICGAILLYIRAARSGKELYVRKIAGIDAVEEAIGRATEMGRKVMYIPGIQDMDDVQTIAGVTILGRVARITAENDTKLDVPVSKSLVMVVAREAVREAYQKAGRPDAFHDDMVHYVTDDQFGYAAAIDGMVVRDKPATMFYMGCFFAESLILAETGNAAGAIQIAGTGQPSQLPFFVASCDYTLIGEELFAASAYLSREPKLLGSLKGQDFAKAAFLLAILVGIVAVLIGWTGFLKILEVG from the coding sequence GTGCGCGACTTGATAGTGTTCTTTCGATGTCTGCTCGCCGGCATTCTCTTCTTTAGCCTGCCCGTAGTCGCCCAAACCGACTCCGCTGCCGTCGCTCCCGACACTGCGGCGATTCAACAGCCAGTACCCGCGCCGCCCGTCAACGTCATCGTCACCGACACTCCCAACGACAACGGCCGCAGCCTTGAAATCCGTTGGGACCTCTCGCCCGATGACCAGGCGCTTGTCACCAAGTACCAGGTTCTGCGCTCGTCTTCGCAAAGTGGACCGTTCCAGGTCGTCGGCGAAACCACGAAAGGGCAGAACACCTTCATCAACGGCGACCTCAGCGACTCGGTGGATTATTTCTATCGCGTCGCCGCCGTCCGTGCGCCCGCCGGTGTCATGGCGACGATGGCCGAGTCGCCCGTCTTTGGACCGATCGTGCCGGTTGCGCAATGGTTTAATATGAATCGCATCTGGATCTTCATCTGGACGCTCGTCATCTGCGGCGCCATCCTCCTGTATATCCGTGCCGCCCGCTCCGGCAAAGAGCTTTACGTCCGCAAAATCGCCGGCATCGACGCCGTCGAGGAAGCTATTGGTCGCGCTACCGAAATGGGCCGCAAGGTCATGTACATCCCGGGCATTCAGGATATGGATGACGTCCAGACGATCGCCGGCGTCACGATCCTTGGTCGCGTTGCCCGTATCACTGCGGAAAATGATACCAAGCTCGATGTGCCGGTCAGCAAATCGCTCGTCATGGTGGTCGCGCGGGAGGCAGTGCGTGAGGCCTATCAGAAGGCCGGTCGTCCCGATGCTTTCCATGATGACATGGTCCATTACGTTACCGACGACCAGTTCGGCTATGCCGCCGCCATTGACGGCATGGTCGTACGCGACAAACCGGCCACGATGTTCTATATGGGTTGCTTCTTTGCCGAGTCGCTGATCCTGGCCGAAACCGGCAACGCCGCCGGCGCCATCCAGATCGCCGGCACTGGCCAACCCTCCCAGTTGCCGTTCTTTGTCGCCTCCTGCGACTATACTCTGATTGGTGAAGAATTGTTCGCCGCCAGCGCCTACCTCTCGCGGGAACCGAAATTGCTCGGCTCCCTCAAGGGGCAGGACTTCGCCAAGGCGGCCTTCTTGTTGGCCATACTGGTGGGTATTGTCGCTGTCCTCATCGGCTGGACCGGATTCTTGAAAATTCTCGAAGTAGGATAG
- a CDS encoding HNH endonuclease, whose translation MARGERFSRGTKLMALSRQGWKCALCGTQISLLGKGGRVTHKFGEGSQAHHVRHVKLGGSNMVENCVVICDSCHYSVHEGGNYRWGKVIGGRSDFPFYRRSRRKR comes from the coding sequence ATGGCTCGAGGCGAGCGGTTCTCGCGCGGAACGAAGTTGATGGCGTTGTCGCGTCAGGGATGGAAGTGTGCCTTATGCGGGACGCAGATTTCTCTGCTCGGCAAAGGCGGCCGAGTAACTCATAAGTTCGGAGAGGGCTCACAGGCGCATCACGTTCGCCATGTAAAACTCGGCGGGTCCAACATGGTCGAAAACTGTGTCGTGATTTGCGACTCCTGCCACTACTCGGTGCACGAAGGCGGCAACTATCGGTGGGGCAAAGTAATTGGAGGTCGAAGCGATTTCCCTTTCTATCGGCGTAGCCGAAGGAAGCGGTGA
- the mdh gene encoding malate dehydrogenase, with translation MRKKVSVIGAGNVGAAVAQYLAEDNVCDIMLFDVVEGLPQGKALDLMQAGPVRGYDVNITGTNDFSLLKGSDIVVHTAGLARKPGMSREDLLKANAEIVGNVAKSVKQYADQAVIIMVANPLDLMTFHAFKVTGFPPNRVFGQAGILDSIRFRTFVGMELNVAQTETEAMVLGGHGDTMVPLPRYTTVAGVPITELMAADRIEALSKRTIDGGAEIVKLLKTGSAYYAPAAASVEMVKAVLNDTKKVFPCSAHLTGQYGIKDIYIGVPVVLGSGGVEKIYELKLEAAELAALQKSAATYKEHLKDLGY, from the coding sequence ATGCGTAAGAAAGTATCAGTCATTGGAGCGGGCAACGTCGGCGCCGCCGTCGCGCAATATCTGGCCGAAGATAACGTCTGCGACATCATGCTCTTCGATGTCGTCGAAGGACTGCCGCAGGGCAAGGCGCTCGACCTCATGCAGGCCGGCCCCGTCCGTGGCTACGACGTCAATATCACCGGTACCAACGATTTCTCGCTGCTCAAAGGCTCGGATATCGTCGTCCACACCGCCGGTCTGGCGCGCAAACCCGGCATGTCGCGGGAGGACCTGCTTAAGGCCAATGCCGAAATCGTCGGCAACGTCGCCAAATCCGTCAAGCAGTACGCCGATCAGGCTGTGATCATCATGGTCGCCAATCCGCTCGACCTCATGACGTTCCACGCCTTTAAGGTCACTGGCTTCCCGCCCAACCGCGTCTTTGGTCAGGCCGGAATTCTCGACTCGATTCGCTTCCGCACCTTTGTCGGTATGGAACTTAACGTCGCTCAGACCGAAACCGAGGCCATGGTTCTCGGCGGCCACGGCGACACCATGGTGCCGCTGCCGCGCTACACCACCGTCGCCGGCGTCCCGATCACCGAACTGATGGCCGCCGATCGCATCGAAGCTCTCAGCAAGCGCACCATCGATGGCGGCGCCGAAATCGTCAAGCTGCTCAAGACCGGCTCGGCGTACTACGCCCCCGCGGCGGCATCGGTCGAAATGGTCAAGGCCGTCCTCAACGACACCAAGAAGGTGTTCCCGTGCTCGGCCCACCTGACCGGACAGTACGGCATCAAGGACATCTACATCGGCGTGCCGGTCGTGCTCGGCAGTGGCGGCGTTGAAAAGATCTACGAACTAAAACTTGAGGCTGCCGAATTGGCCGCGCTGCAGAAATCTGCCGCGACCTACAAGGAGCACCTCAAGGACCTCGGCTACTGA